AGCATTTATGGTTACACACCACAATCTGCCTCGGCAGAATTAAAATGGGAGGAACAATTTGACGGCTATCTTAAAGCATCTAATCTGGATAGCTGGATGAAAAGACTGGCAGGCCGTCCACATCATCTGGGGTCTGCTTACGGAAAAGCAAACGCAGAATTTATGCGTGACCTATTTAAAAGCTGGGGATTTGATGCTGAGATCGAAACTTATCAGGTCTTATTTCCAACGCCCAAGATTCGGGTACTGGAAATGACGTCTCCGCAAAAATTCAAGGCCAAACTATCTGAACCTGCCTTGAAAGAGGATGCTACTTCCAGTCAAACCAGCGAGCAGCTACCTGTATACAACTGCTGGTCACCGGATGGTGAAGTAACGGCCGAACTGGTATTTGTGAACTATGGTGTACCAGATGACTATGAACAACTTGAACGACTGGGAATAGATGTAAAAGGAAAAATTGTTATTGCCAAATATGGAGGCTCCTGGCGTGGTATCAAACCTAAAGTTGCTCAGGAGCATGGAGCTATCGGATGTATCATTTATTCTGATCCAAAAGAAGATGGTTATTTTCAGGGTGATGTATATCCTAAAGGACCATTCCGTAGTGCAGCAGGAGCACAACGGGGTTCTGTAGAAGATATGCCTATCTATCCGGGAGATCCTCTGACTCCTGGGTATGGCGCTACTCCGGATGCCAAACGAATTGATCGCAACGAAGCAGCCAATCTGCTTAAGATCCCTGTTCTCCCTATTTCCTATGGGGATGCCCAACCGTTGCTGGCAGCTTTAACAGGTCCTGTAGCCCCTGAAAAATGGAGAGGTGCATTGCCTATTACCTATCATATAGGTCCAGGTCCTGCCAAAGTACATCTAAAACTTTCGTTCGACTGGAAACTTGTTCCTTGCTACAATGTGATTGCGAAATTGAAAGGCAGCGAATTTCCTGATCAATGGGTGATCAGAGGTAATCACCATGATGCGTGGGTGAATGGAGCAGACGACCCAATCAGTGGCATGGTAGCCGTACTTGAAGAAGCCCGGGCTGTAGGCGAACTGGTAAAGGCTGGCTGGAAGTCCAAAAGAACACTGGTATACTGTGCCTGGGATGGTGAAGAACCCTCACTAATTGGTTCTACTGAATGGGCAGAGCATCATGCAGCAGAGCTTCAGCAAAAAGCGGTAGCCTATATCAACTCAGATGGCAATGGCAGAGGCTTTCTGTTTGCTGGTGGATCACATTCACTGGAAACGCTTGTCAGTGAAATTGCCCGTGATGTTACAGATCCTCAAACAGGAATCAGTATTCTGGAACGCAGCAAATCACTTCAACTTACTCACGCAGCTACTACAAAAAACAAAAAAGAGCTGTTAGCCAAAAAGAACTTAACCATAGGCGCACTAGGATCAGGTTCGGACTATACACCTTTTATTCAACATTTGGGTATTCCGTCACTTAACCTTGGTTTTGGAGGGGAAAGCGAAAGTGGTGACTATCATTCTATCTATGATTCGTATGATATGTACAAACGATTTAAAGATCCAAAGTTTGACTATGGCATCGCCCTTGTTAAAGCGGGTGGCAGGGCTACACTACGACTTGCCAATGCAGACATTCTTCCTTTTGATTTTAAATCCTTCCATAAAACAGTAAATACCTATCTGGGAGAGGTGACTACATTGCTGGAAACATTGCGGGAGTCAACAGATGTTGAGAATCAGTTGATCACAGAGAAACGCTATGTATATGCTGCTGATCCAACAGAAAAGTACATTCCTCCCACAGCTAAGTCGGTAGTACCTTATCTGAATTTTGCCAGTCTTCAGAATGCAGTGGCTGGGTTGGAAAAAGCAGCCAGCCAATACAGTGATGTACAAGCTGCTAGTATCAAAGCAGGTACCAACTGGACTCAGCTAAATCCCTCGTTGTATCGCGCAGAACAGAAATTATTATCAGACAAAGGCTTACCTCGCCGTCCCTGGTATAAACATACAATTTATGCTCCTGGTTTCTATACCGGATATGGTGTAAAGACACTTCCAGGTGTACGAGAAGCGATTGAACAACGCAACTGGGAAGAAGCACAGGAACAGATTGAAATTGCAGCTAAATCCATTCAGGCTTATACAGAGGCTATTAATGCGGTCTCCTCTCAAGTGAATCCTGCTGGTGTAAGTGGTGGTAAGTAATAGACATATATGAGTCATCCCGAAATTTGGATGAAAGGAAAACCCAAGCCTATGTTTTTGAAAATAGGCTTGGGTTTATTTTTCAGAAAGCTCTCTTCCAGAGTTTTATTATTGTTCCTTACTTCACTCTTCTTGTGGCTCCTTCATTTTTTGCTTGCCCAAAAAACAGGGCACCAAATGAGAATTTGGTGAGCCAGATTTGTGCGTGAGCAAAAAAGGGCACTTTCTGCCGAACCTCCAACCCACAAAGCCGGGGCTTTCCTCGCGGCAGAAAGATTGCCTGCGCACAGACACAACCATTCGCGTTTAAAGGTATATTCGCTCTCTTTGTAGCTTTTTTCCTTAAACTTTAGAATGATTTATATTAAAGCACTATTCAATTAGTACTATAAATATCTCTTTATTTAGTTCTGCCAGACATTTAACTCTTTTTCCAGTAAAGCTTCATAACGAGTGGCATCAGGATGGTTGGCTTCTTTGAAAGCAGCAGCCACCTGATTAAGGACATACAGATTGGTACGTATAGCCTGCTGATCTTTGCTCTTTTCCTCCCAATAATAAGCCAGATTCTGTTCTGCGTTATGTGTCAGGCGTTTGGCCAGTTGTTCTGCTTTTTGCTTCTCTCCTACCTGAAGTAAAGGAGCCACATACAACGAACAGATCTGGTCATCATGAAAAATCTCATTAGGCATTATTCCCAATGAACGCATCAATACCTCGCGAGCTTTTTTAGGTTGGTTTTCAGCCATTAGTTGTTGTGCCAATGTCAGGAAAGCTAATCGACTTGCTACCAGTCTTTCTCCGCGACATGTTTCATCATGGTATACATTTGGATCATTTTGTCCACGCCACTGAGACTTATTCATCAGGTTATTATAGGCTATCTCTGAATTCATAAAGCCATCTTCTGCCTGAGGCACTTCTACTGGTAACAATCGGCATACTACCCCTTCCAGTTGAGTATGTTTCATCAAGTTATACTGGTTAGGTAGTTGTGTAGTAGTAAAGTACACCGGACGCTTCCAGTCATTTTGTGCCAGGATATCCAGAAATACCAGATCATCTTTAAAGATATGTTTTTTAGGCAGTTCTATCAACATTTGATCAGATAGCAGACTTGTCAATGCAGTTGGTATCTGACCAGATTTTGCAATAGCTTCTTTATCCAATGGCAAATACAGTTTAGGAGTAGGAAGCGTATTAATAGTCTCACCACTATCCAATGTCACTTTCAGTGCTGGGTTGTCTTCCCGAATCAGCCGTATATACTCTTTCAGATTAATCCCATCTTTCACTGTAGGATTTTCGTAAAATAGGATCTGGTTGTTTACATACGAAACATAGTTCTTCTTTTCCAGAGAAATAGGCATAGCAGGTGTACGCCCCAGGCTTTGTTTTAGGTAATCAATGTACCAGTCAGTTCCCATAAACTGAGAAATCACTACCCGTACATCCGGACGAATACCTTCTACCTCTTGTGCATATAATAATGGATAGGTATCATTGTCACCTGTTGTAAAGAGAATGGCATTGGGAGCGCAGGATTCCAACATATTCTTAGCCGAATCAAGTGCCATGTAACGGCCTGTACGATCATGATCATCCCAGTTTTCTTTTACCATCAGAACAGGTACAGCCAGACATAAACTTCCGATCAACACAGGTCTCAAAACTTCCTGCTTTACAATAGACTTTATCCATTCAGACAAGGCCATTACCCCCAGTCCGATCCAGATAGCAAATGCATAAAATGATCCTACATAGATGTAATCCCGTTCACGTGGCTCTACAGGAGGTGGATTCAGGTAAATAATCAGGGCAATGCCTGTCATAAAAAACAGCAGCCCTGTAAATGCACCAACCTGACGGTTACGTTGTATCACAAAGAATAATCCAATTAGTCCCAAAAACAGCGGTAGACCATAAAAACGGTTATGCGCTTTATTTTCAGATAAAACCGGAGGTAAAGTATCTTTGGCATGGAATGTAGTATGCCAGCCAGCTCCCACCTCATCACTATCACGTCCTACAAAATTCCAGAGAAAATACCGGACATAGAAATAACCAATCTGCTGCTTGAAGAAATACGAAAACTGATGTGCCAGTGTCGGATTCTCACCTTCACGCAATCCTGTTATATTCCGGTATAACTGAGGATGGCGACGGCTTTCATCATCACTATACAACCGAGGGAAAAGTGTCATCTTGCGAGGGTCGTATTTGGGGACCAGACGCTGACTATACGATTCATATTTGTGCTCACCCTTTATATAAATAGGACTTCCTTTTTCTATCTCTACCACACCCGCTGTAAAGTTAGGTCCATACAACAAAGGACGGGCAGCCCCATACTGTTCCATATTCATGTAATACATGAAGCCTGAAAGATCTTTGGGGTTATTCAGATTAAACGTAGGATTAAAATTGGCTCTTACTACCAGCATTACATACGAAGAGTAGCCAATAAGAATAAATGTAAAACCCAGCAAAACAGTATTCAGCACTACTTTCTGCTTTCTTACAGAATACCAGATACCATATACTAAAGCACTGACACACAAAATAGTAAACACAATGGCTCCACTATTAAATGGAAGCCCTAAAGTATTTACAAAGAAAATGTCCATTTTCCCTGCTATTCCAGGCAATTCCGTACGCATTACATTCATCACAAACAATAAGGCTATACCCGAAATAATCAGGGTGAGTATTCCGCCTTTCCAAGTGGGTGTAAATTTCCGGAAATAGAAAATTAATGCCAGTGCAGGTAAGGTAACTAAATTGAGCAAATGTGTACCAATAGATAAACCAATCACATACGCAATCAGTAACAACCAACGATTGGCGGCAGCAGAATCATCAATCAGTTCCCACTTCAGCATAGCCCATACAACAAAAGCTGTAAACAGGGAAGATAAAGCATATACCTCTGACTCTACTGCAGAAAACCAGAATGAATCGGAGAAAGTGTAGACCAATGAGCCAACCATTCCCGCCATCATCAACCCAATGGTTTGGCCAGTAGTATAGTTTGTCACAGGGGTTGTGATAAGTTTTCGGCCCAGCAAGGTAATAGTCCAGAATAAAAATAAAATCGTAAAAGCACTGCTTAAAGCAGACAACACATTCATCCAGTAAGCTACCTGTGAAGAATCAGAAGCCAGCGCATCTGTAAAAAGATGGGCTACCAACAAAAAGAAAGGTGCTCCGGGTGGGTGTCCGATCAACAGTTTATGGGCAGCAGCGATAAACTCTCCACAGTCCCAGAAAGAAACTGTTGGTTCGACTGTGCGCACATATGTCACCGCAGCTATTGCAAAAACAACCCAGCCTGTCAGGTTATTAACTTTTCGGAAAGAGTACATAGGTATATGTGTAGATTTGCTTGAAAGGTTTAAAGTGAAGAAAGGCTATATCAGTTTGTAAGTATAGATTTTTAAACGAACGTATTCTACTTTTCGTAATCACTTCATCTTACCTTTTTTACCGCTTATCATAATTTCGCAGAGGTTTACCGCCTGATCACAGAAAAACAGCCCATTCTATCCGGATTATCTGTAAATGCTGTATCTTTCTGCTGACAAGCAGGCTATTTGCACCTTACCATACAAATAAGTGATGAAGTATTTTAGATTGGATTATTCTATCACTTTCCTATCCTTTACATTCATGTTTTACTTCAGATATGCACTATTTTCAATTCTTATCCTGACAGGGTGTAGCGTTTCTATTGCACAAACAGCCTCATCCAAAGAGATTGTCACCTCAGCACAGGCGTTTCTGCAATCTTTACAATCAGCACAAGTGGAGAAAACCACCTTTACTTTTCAGGATGAGGAACGATACAACTGGAATTTTGTACCTACCAGACGCAATGGCCTTCCTATGAAAGAATTGTCTGCCAAACAAAAAGAGGCAGCTCTCTCTCTTCTCAAAGCAACTCTCAGTGCACAAGGTTATCAAAAAGCGATTGCCATTATGCAGCTGGAAGTTATTCTGAAAGAACTGGAAAATCGGGGTCCTCAGGATGATTACCGTGATCCTGGCAAATATTATATCTCCATTTTTGGAACTCCTGATCTGCAAAAAACCTGGGGCTGGCGACTGGAAGGCCATCATCTAGCCCTGAACTTTCTATCAGCCAATGGAAAACTAATTTCCTCTACTCCAACTTTTATGGGTTCTAACCCAGGTATTGTGCCCAGTGGTGCTGAAAAAGGCAAACAAATTCTAAAAGAAGAGGTGCAACTGGCCTTTGACTTATTGCACTCACTCTCCGAGTCACAAAAGAAGCAAGTCATATTCTCCGAAACAGCTTTACCTGAAATTGTAACAGGAAACAGTCGAAAAGCGATTCTCAATGAAACCAAAGGTATTTTATTCAAAGAACTAACGAAACCTCAGCAACAGCAGCTAATGCAACTGATTGGTATTTATGTTCGTAAATACCACATAGGCTTTGCAGATGAACTAATGCAGAAAGTTGAAACTGCCGGATTAGACAATCTTCGCTTTGCCTGGGCAGGTAGTCAGCAATGGGGAGCAGGACATTATTATCGTATTCAAGGTCCTACCCTTCTTATTGAGTATGACAACACACAGAATAATGGTAATCATATCCATACCTCAGTGCGTGACCTTACGAACGATTTTGGAGAAGACTTTTTGAAGGAGCATTACCAGAAAGAGCATACTCCAAAATAAGGCAATTTACAGCCTTCTCTGATACAATATCATTTCTGACTATATTTGGCCGT
This genomic stretch from Xanthocytophaga agilis harbors:
- a CDS encoding transferrin receptor-like dimerization domain-containing protein, coding for MKKIYLFCLLLGPMLSFAQSKSIYGYTPQSASAELKWEEQFDGYLKASNLDSWMKRLAGRPHHLGSAYGKANAEFMRDLFKSWGFDAEIETYQVLFPTPKIRVLEMTSPQKFKAKLSEPALKEDATSSQTSEQLPVYNCWSPDGEVTAELVFVNYGVPDDYEQLERLGIDVKGKIVIAKYGGSWRGIKPKVAQEHGAIGCIIYSDPKEDGYFQGDVYPKGPFRSAAGAQRGSVEDMPIYPGDPLTPGYGATPDAKRIDRNEAANLLKIPVLPISYGDAQPLLAALTGPVAPEKWRGALPITYHIGPGPAKVHLKLSFDWKLVPCYNVIAKLKGSEFPDQWVIRGNHHDAWVNGADDPISGMVAVLEEARAVGELVKAGWKSKRTLVYCAWDGEEPSLIGSTEWAEHHAAELQQKAVAYINSDGNGRGFLFAGGSHSLETLVSEIARDVTDPQTGISILERSKSLQLTHAATTKNKKELLAKKNLTIGALGSGSDYTPFIQHLGIPSLNLGFGGESESGDYHSIYDSYDMYKRFKDPKFDYGIALVKAGGRATLRLANADILPFDFKSFHKTVNTYLGEVTTLLETLRESTDVENQLITEKRYVYAADPTEKYIPPTAKSVVPYLNFASLQNAVAGLEKAASQYSDVQAASIKAGTNWTQLNPSLYRAEQKLLSDKGLPRRPWYKHTIYAPGFYTGYGVKTLPGVREAIEQRNWEEAQEQIEIAAKSIQAYTEAINAVSSQVNPAGVSGGK
- a CDS encoding DUF2723 domain-containing protein yields the protein MYSFRKVNNLTGWVVFAIAAVTYVRTVEPTVSFWDCGEFIAAAHKLLIGHPPGAPFFLLVAHLFTDALASDSSQVAYWMNVLSALSSAFTILFLFWTITLLGRKLITTPVTNYTTGQTIGLMMAGMVGSLVYTFSDSFWFSAVESEVYALSSLFTAFVVWAMLKWELIDDSAAANRWLLLIAYVIGLSIGTHLLNLVTLPALALIFYFRKFTPTWKGGILTLIISGIALLFVMNVMRTELPGIAGKMDIFFVNTLGLPFNSGAIVFTILCVSALVYGIWYSVRKQKVVLNTVLLGFTFILIGYSSYVMLVVRANFNPTFNLNNPKDLSGFMYYMNMEQYGAARPLLYGPNFTAGVVEIEKGSPIYIKGEHKYESYSQRLVPKYDPRKMTLFPRLYSDDESRRHPQLYRNITGLREGENPTLAHQFSYFFKQQIGYFYVRYFLWNFVGRDSDEVGAGWHTTFHAKDTLPPVLSENKAHNRFYGLPLFLGLIGLFFVIQRNRQVGAFTGLLFFMTGIALIIYLNPPPVEPRERDYIYVGSFYAFAIWIGLGVMALSEWIKSIVKQEVLRPVLIGSLCLAVPVLMVKENWDDHDRTGRYMALDSAKNMLESCAPNAILFTTGDNDTYPLLYAQEVEGIRPDVRVVISQFMGTDWYIDYLKQSLGRTPAMPISLEKKNYVSYVNNQILFYENPTVKDGINLKEYIRLIREDNPALKVTLDSGETINTLPTPKLYLPLDKEAIAKSGQIPTALTSLLSDQMLIELPKKHIFKDDLVFLDILAQNDWKRPVYFTTTQLPNQYNLMKHTQLEGVVCRLLPVEVPQAEDGFMNSEIAYNNLMNKSQWRGQNDPNVYHDETCRGERLVASRLAFLTLAQQLMAENQPKKAREVLMRSLGIMPNEIFHDDQICSLYVAPLLQVGEKQKAEQLAKRLTHNAEQNLAYYWEEKSKDQQAIRTNLYVLNQVAAAFKEANHPDATRYEALLEKELNVWQN
- a CDS encoding DUF3500 domain-containing protein — translated: MKYFRLDYSITFLSFTFMFYFRYALFSILILTGCSVSIAQTASSKEIVTSAQAFLQSLQSAQVEKTTFTFQDEERYNWNFVPTRRNGLPMKELSAKQKEAALSLLKATLSAQGYQKAIAIMQLEVILKELENRGPQDDYRDPGKYYISIFGTPDLQKTWGWRLEGHHLALNFLSANGKLISSTPTFMGSNPGIVPSGAEKGKQILKEEVQLAFDLLHSLSESQKKQVIFSETALPEIVTGNSRKAILNETKGILFKELTKPQQQQLMQLIGIYVRKYHIGFADELMQKVETAGLDNLRFAWAGSQQWGAGHYYRIQGPTLLIEYDNTQNNGNHIHTSVRDLTNDFGEDFLKEHYQKEHTPK